One Desulfobulbus propionicus DSM 2032 DNA segment encodes these proteins:
- the hflC gene encoding protease modulator HflC, whose protein sequence is MDKIIRPLVLILLIAAGIAVWDGFFILPEGQQAVITQFGAPVGAPVTKAGLKFKTPFIQVVQYFDKRILVWDGDPNQIPTNDKTFIYMDNTARWRISDPLRFLQAVGNERRATSLLNDILAGTVRDLVNKNDLIEIIRSSDWSPDYMAATVQSRDMVVPPKVGRDKISQMVLDAASKITPQYGIELLDVMFTRVNYIESVRLKVYDRMISERKRIAAEKRSTGEGRKAEILGRVDRELQEITSTAKREATEIRGKADAEAAKIYAQAYSSNPEFFAFQKSLESYRSIIGKNTSLVLSADSDLFRYLERQRMPN, encoded by the coding sequence ATGGATAAAATTATTCGTCCTCTCGTTCTCATCCTGCTGATCGCTGCCGGCATCGCCGTCTGGGACGGCTTCTTCATCCTCCCGGAAGGTCAGCAGGCCGTCATCACTCAGTTCGGTGCCCCGGTTGGTGCACCCGTGACCAAGGCCGGCCTCAAGTTCAAGACTCCTTTCATCCAGGTTGTGCAATATTTCGACAAACGGATCCTGGTATGGGACGGTGACCCCAATCAAATTCCGACCAACGACAAGACCTTCATTTACATGGACAACACCGCCCGTTGGCGTATTTCCGATCCCCTGCGGTTTCTCCAGGCCGTGGGCAATGAAAGACGGGCGACCTCCCTGCTCAACGATATCCTGGCTGGCACGGTGCGCGACTTGGTCAACAAAAACGATCTGATCGAAATCATCCGCAGTTCCGACTGGTCGCCGGATTATATGGCCGCAACGGTGCAGTCGCGGGATATGGTGGTGCCGCCCAAGGTCGGTCGGGACAAGATCAGCCAGATGGTGTTGGATGCCGCTTCGAAAATCACTCCTCAATACGGTATTGAACTGCTGGATGTGATGTTTACCCGGGTCAACTATATCGAGTCGGTTCGCTTGAAGGTCTATGACCGGATGATCTCCGAGCGCAAACGAATCGCGGCGGAAAAACGCTCGACCGGCGAGGGCCGCAAGGCCGAGATCCTGGGACGGGTTGACCGGGAATTGCAGGAGATCACCTCAACCGCCAAGCGGGAGGCCACCGAGATTCGGGGTAAGGCCGATGCCGAGGCGGCCAAAATCTACGCCCAGGCATATTCGAGCAACCCCGAATTTTTCGCTTTCCAGAAAAGTCTGGAGAGCTATCGTTCCATCATCGGTAAGAACACCTCGCTGGTGCTCTCGGCCGATTCCGATCTGTTTCGCTATCTGGAGCGGCAACGAATGCCGAATTGA